The DNA sequence GCCTATATTCACCTCCCATGGGCGCCGGTCACGATCACCGTCACACCGACTCCCGACTGTCTCGCATGGTCGTCGGCGCCGCCATCCTGAGCGCGTTCTTCGTCATCGAACTGACCACGGCGATCACCATCAACTCGATGGCGCTACTGGCCGACGCAGGACATCTTCTGACCGATCTGGCGGCCCTATTCATGGGGGTGGCGGCGGTGATGTTGGCCCGGCGCGGCAGCACGTCACCGTCGCGCACCTACGGCTGGCATCGCGCCGAGGTGTTCACCGCGGTCGCCAACGCGGTGCTGTTGATCGGGGTGGCGACCTTCATCCTCACCGAGGCGATCCGCCGCATCGGCACTGCTCCGGACGTGCCCGGGGTGCCGATGATCGTGGTCGCCCTCGCCGGCCTGACCGTCAACATCGGCGTCGCGATGCTGTTGCGATCGCACTCGACCGAGAGTCTCGCGGTGCGCGGCGCCTACATGGAGGTAATCGCCGACACCGTCGGCAGCGTGGGCGTGCTGATCGCTGGCGTGGTCACCATCACCACCGGATGGCCCTACGCCGACGTGGTGGTCGCCGTCTTCGTCGCGCTGTGGGTGCTGCCACGCGCGTTCGCGCTGGCCGGGGCGGCCCTGCGGATCCTGTCAGAGGCCTCCCCCAGCCACATCGACGTCGCCGAACTGCGCGCCGCACTCGCCGCCGTCGACGGCGTTACCGACGTGCACGACCTGCACGTCTGGACGTTGGTGCCGGGCCAGGACATGGCCACCGCCCACCTGGGCACCAGCG is a window from the Mycobacterium sp. SVM_VP21 genome containing:
- a CDS encoding cation diffusion facilitator family transporter; protein product: MGAGHDHRHTDSRLSRMVVGAAILSAFFVIELTTAITINSMALLADAGHLLTDLAALFMGVAAVMLARRGSTSPSRTYGWHRAEVFTAVANAVLLIGVATFILTEAIRRIGTAPDVPGVPMIVVALAGLTVNIGVAMLLRSHSTESLAVRGAYMEVIADTVGSVGVLIAGVVTITTGWPYADVVVAVFVALWVLPRAFALAGAALRILSEASPSHIDVAELRAALAAVDGVTDVHDLHVWTLVPGQDMATAHLGTSADAGRVLADARAVLAARGLTHATVQVEPAGQGGRCPLGC